In one window of Acidobacteriota bacterium DNA:
- the dtd gene encoding D-tyrosyl-tRNA(Tyr) deacylase has product MKMVIQRVSRAEVKVDERTTGRIAAGLVVLVGLERGDGERQLERAARRVATLRVFADAEGRMNRGLGEVDGAVLAVSQFTLAGSIRKGRRPSFDKALPGEAAQPLFDRFVELLRAEGVRVETGVFGALMDVELINDGPVTLIWEDPPER; this is encoded by the coding sequence ATGAAAATGGTGATCCAACGGGTGTCCCGCGCCGAGGTGAAGGTGGATGAGAGGACCACCGGACGGATAGCAGCCGGCCTGGTCGTGTTGGTCGGGTTGGAGCGGGGGGACGGCGAGCGACAGCTGGAACGTGCGGCACGACGGGTGGCGACCCTGCGGGTATTCGCCGATGCCGAAGGCAGGATGAACCGAGGGCTGGGTGAAGTCGATGGAGCGGTCCTCGCGGTGTCCCAGTTCACCCTCGCCGGGTCGATCCGGAAGGGCCGTCGACCGAGCTTCGACAAGGCCCTTCCCGGAGAGGCCGCGCAACCCCTCTTCGACCGCTTCGTCGAGCTTCTGAGGGCTGAGGGTGTACGTGTCGAGACCGGGGTTTTCGGCGCACTCATGGATGTCGAGCTGATCAACGACGGACCGGTCACCCTTATATGGGAGGATCCGCCTGAGCGGTGA